The segment GATTCTACGGTAATCCCTTCCTCATTGTTATCTCTTGGAATTTTGGGTTTATtgtgtaaaaataaaaagtattggGTAAATTTGAAATCATATCGCAAAATAGTGTTTcttcaagaatttttttttttaaaccccCACTCTAATCATATTCAGGTTTCTTTTTTAACCGCCACTCTAAACAGTAAATCTCCGTTTTGATTCCACTTTCATCGATTTCGTTTTCCCTTGTTTATCGCGGGTTTTTTTTGTTGGATCAAATACCATAAGCCCAATGGGCTGAGTAGTATTTTGATGTGTGAatagaaatttgtttttataagcCCTAAAGGctgagtaaaaataaaatttatgtgAATGGATATGGACATTTATTGGGCTCATTTACAAGCCAATGGGCTGGGTAAATTGAGTGTTgggtatttatatattaaaaaaataaaaaataaaagaaacttgGTGACCAAGTTAGCCAACTTGGTGGCCAAGTTAGCCAACTTGGTGACCAAGTTAAGCCAACTTGGTGACCAAGTTAAGCCAACTTGGTTTCCAAGTTAGCCAACTTGGTGACCAAGCTTTTATTCACTATAAATACCCATATCCACTTCACAAATTAAATCATCCCATTCCATCACATTATTTATCTCTCTTCACACAAATACCAAGCTATCTCtcactagaaaagaaaaaaaaaaaactcttagaTCTTCTTTAATCTTTTAAAGTAAGTGTCTCGAGAGTATATCGTAGTAGTTAAGTTCGTAGATTCTGTTTCGGGTGTTGCGAAACAGTCTCATCACGGTTGTATCCTGGGATTCAAAAATCGCATAAAACCGTCACACATTACGGGCGATTtattgagttaaggaaagagatcatatctcgACTCCGTGAATTTCGTCTATTtccttatgtttttttaaacgTTTTTAATCTTTATATTATCGTTTTATATACTCTTGTTTCGTAATTTTTAATCAGGATTTTCGCGGTCCTACAATCTTAACTCAATAAATCCGCTTCCTGCTAATCGCTTGAATCGGATTGAATATTGcgaacaatatttttaaaacgattttataaaaacgttttttttttaaaagtccaTCTAGAACGGTTCTAAGAACGCTCTTTAGCTATTCTTTAGAACGTTTTGATCTAACAAGACGAATCACACTAAGAAACGATTTACGCGACAGTCTTTGACAGGTTCGCGATCTCGTTTttccttataaaaaaaaaaaaaaaaacgattcttttaaaaaaaaaaaaaatagcgtTTAAGAACGTCTTATAGACGATTTCTTGGAACGACTATTAACGTTTAAGAAAGCTTTACGAGATTTCTGAGAACGTTTATTGCgatttaatagtttttaatcgCCCAACTGAATTGAGTTCTCGATACTTACTACGGTTTGTGTTTTGTGAACAGATTCCACGATGACTAACGATGATAACAACACCAACGTCATTGGGACGAACGACGGTTCAATCAGTGAGATGACAACCCAACCCGGGAATGGTCAACCACTTGTAGCGCTGCCTACACAAGTTCCGTCTGTTCCTAGCAACATTAACGGACTTCAGCCCGACAAGTTCGATGGAACAAACTTCAAGCAGTGGCAGCAGAGGATGCATTTCTTTCTAACCACTCTGAATTTGGCCAAGTATCTTACTGAGGTCAAACCAGTGCTACCTGCGGACAATACTGATCCAAGGGCGCTTGCTAGCCTTGACGCATGGAAGCATGGTGACTTCTTATGCAAAGGTTACATTCAAAACCGTTTGGTGGACCAACTATTCAGTGTTTACAGTGAGGTCAAAAGTTCCAAAGACCTTTGGGATGCTCTGGAAAAGAAATATAAGTCCTTCAATGTAGGCTCAGGGAAATTTGCTACATCAAAATTTCTCAAATTCGTGATGGTCGATTCCCGACCTATCATGGATCAAGTGCATGAGCTACAACTGATCTTTCAAGAGATCGCTGAAGAAGGAATGAAGCTGTGTGAGACTTTCACAGTGAATTGCTTCATTGAGAAGCTTCCACCCAGTTGGGCAGACTTCAAAAACTATCTTGCTTACAAGCAAAAGGCCCTGACGCTGGCAAATCTGATTACCAGGCTTCAAAATGAGTCACTAAAACGTGATAAAGAGGGGCTAAGTTATACTCTTGATGCCAATGTAGCTGAGCACAAGAataaaggtaaaggaaaggcaAGATTTCAAAAGTCTGTGCCGACTAAGCTTGCTCAACAAGCTACCACAAGCTTCAAAAAGCAAGCTCAACCTTCCACGAATAACAAATTCACTGGAAAGTGCAACTACTGTGGCAAGATGGGACATAGATCCTCGGAATGTCGCAGAAAGGCTATGGGAAAAAATCAAGCCAACCTGACTGAAGCTGATTTGTGTGCTGTGGTCACAGAAGCTAACATAGTTGAAGGAAACCCAAAAGAATGGTGGTACGACACAGGTGCCACTACACACATCTGCATTGACAGAGAGATGTTCAGTACCTATCAGAAGTGTAAGTCTGATGATCAAGTAAAGATGGGTAACGTCTCCCAATCCAAGATCGAAGGTATTGGAAAAGTTGTGCTGAAGATGACATCCGGCATGGAGGTCACTCTCACCAACGTCAAGCATGTTCCAGACATGAGGAAGAATCTAATTTCTGGATCTCTCATGAGTAAGCACGGTTTTGGAATCAACTTCGAATCCGACCAGCTGATCCTCAGGAAGAATGGTGTTTTTATTGGAAAAGGTTTTGTTAAATCTGGACTAGTCAAAATGTGTGTAATGACAGTCCTTAAGAAAAATGATGTACCTGCTTCCAAAGTTTCAATGAATAAGAATCCAGTTGCTTATTTTGTTGAGTCTTCTAATATTTGGCACGAACGCTTAggacatgtaaattataaatcttTGCAAAGATTGATGAATTTGAACATGATCCCAAAGTCCAAAATTAGTAAAGACAAATGTGAAGTTTGTGTCCAAgcaaaactcacaaaaacaccaTCACCTCATGTTGAGCGAACAACCGAACCTCTAAGTTTAATACACACAGATTTGTGTGACTTGAAGTATGTACAAACTAGAGGcggtaaaaaatattttgtgattttcaTAGACGATTGCACAAGATATTGCTATGTATATTTGTTACGTAGTAAAGACGAAGTCTTGGATAAATTCAAAGAGTATAAACTCGAAGTTGAAAATCAGCTGGAAAAGACTATCAAAATAGTCAGAAGTGATAGAGGAGGTGAATATGATGGACCATTCAATGCGTTTTGTCAAGTAAACGGCATTATCCATCAAACGACTGCTCCCTATTCACCAGAATCAAACGGAGTTGCGGAAAGAAAGAACCGAACTCTAAAGGAAATGATGAATGCAATGTTGCAGGAATCTGGCCTAGCCCAGAATCTGTGGGGGGAAGCGCTGCTCACCACAAACTGTATCCTCAACAAAATACCTCATAAGGTAACTGGCAAAACGCCGTATGAACTTTGGAAAGGTAATGTACCTTCGTACAAATACCTCAAAGTGTGGGGGTGCTTGGCAAAAGTCGCAGTGCCACCTCCTAAAAAGGTCACGATTGGACCTAAAACCGTGGATGCTGTATTCATTGGTTATGCACACAACAGTAGTGCTTATCGGTTTCTGGTAATCAAATCAGATATACCAGACATCCATGTCAATACGATCATGGAATCAAGGAACGCTTCATTCTTTGAAAACTTTTTTCCTTATAAGGATAAGCAATATACTAAACGCACTCGTGAACAAAGAGATGCGATTTCCTCCACAGTTGAGGCAACTACTTCTGGAACTTCTGTAACTGAAGCAGAAGATGTTGAAGACAATCCTAGACGAAGCAAGAGAGCTCGTAAGGAAAAGTCTTTCGGTAAAGATTTCATGATGGTATTTCTTGCTGAGAATGAGCCGAGATCTTACGCAGAAGCGATGTCTACCCCTGACGCAGATTTCTGGAAAGAAGCCGTCAATAGTGAATTTGATTCAATAATGCAGAATCATACCTACGAGATAGTGGATTTACCTCAAGGGTTTAAAGCACTAGGGTCTAGATGGGTATTCAAAACCAAGTTGAAAACTGATGGCTCAGTTGATAAGCACAAGGCCAGACTTGTGGTGCAAGGATTCAGACAAAAAGAAGGTCTGGATTTCTTCGACACTTATTCTCCAGTGACGAGAATAACTTCAATCAGACTTTTGATTGCAATTGCAGCCTTAAGAGACTTGGAAATCCATCAGATGGATGTTAAAACTGCCTTTCTAAATGGAGATTTAGAAGAGGAGATATACATGAAACAACCTGAAGGTTTCGTGGTTCTAGGCCAAGAACACAAAGTTTGTAGGCTCGTGAAGTCGTTGTATGGGCTGAAGCAAGCTCCAAAGCAATGGCATGAAAAATTTGACGGTGTGATGATGTCAAATGGTTTCAGCATCAATGAATGTGATAAATGCATTTACTACAAATGTACTTCTAGTGGGTATATTCTGTTGTGCTTGTACGTAGATGACATGCTCATCATCGGCAGCAACAAAGATATCATCCAACAAACCAAGAACATGCTCAATGGTCAGTTCGACATGAAAGACATGGGTCTTGCGGATGTTATCCTGGGCATTAAAATCACAAGGACTCCTGATGGGATAACTTTATCCCAGGATCACTATGCTGACAAGATACTCGAGAGGTTTAAGACCTACTCCAGTGGAACCGCTAAAACTCCAGTAGACACTATGTTGCACTTGACCAAGAATGCAGGCGAGGCAGTGTTACAAGTGGAGTATGCACGGGTAATTGGAAGTCTGATGTACTTAACAAATTGTACAAGACCCGATCTGGCGCATGCGGTCAACGTATTAAGTCGTTACACAAGTAATCCAGGTCATCAACACTGGAAAGCCATAACAAGGGTATTAAATTATATACGATACACCAAAAGTTATGGGCTGCACTACGGTAAAGAACCAGCAGTCTTGGAAGGATACAGTGATGCAAACTGGATTTCAGACTCAAAGAACTCGAAATCCACAAGTGGATATGTCTTTACGCTTGGAGGTGCAGCGATATCTTGGAAGTCTTCCAAACAAACATTATTGGCTAGATCAACTATGGAATCTGAGTTCATTGCTTTAGACAAAGCAGCAGAAGAAGCAGAATGGCTTCGTAACTTCTTGGAAGATATTCCAATGTGGGAGAAACCAGTCCCAGCTCTACGCATACACTATGATAGTCAATCGGCTATAGCTCGGGCACTGAATACTCTATATAATGGCAAATCGCGTCACATTAGACGACGACATAAGACCATTAGACACTTGATCTCAACCGGTGTTATATCTGTGAATTACATCAAGTCAGCTGACAACTTTGCGGATCCGTTTACCAAAGGTTTACCAAGAGACCAAGTATTAAAATCATCAAAGGGAATGGGTTTATTGCCTATGACTAAGAAGATGCTTGATGGAAACCCCACCAACGAGATTGGAGATCCCAAGATGTCGGTTCAAAGGGACAACTAAATCAAGCAGAATCTAATTAAAGCACTGAAAGTACTCAGTTCCCACGATGACAAACAGTGCTTCCTGTAAGTATTTAAGGTAAAGCAATGGCTTTTTAATGAGATAAGACCATAAActttcatatatatgtatatagagTATAACAGGATACTTTCTGTATATATGATAGGTTTTAGTGGCAATCACCTAGTGAGTGTGAAATGTGGCcgtttctaggagaatgaaGTTCAGGCTATACTCTCCAAGTTCACTCATGACCTACCAGGCAAGTTCACGGCCAAaatgaacacaatagagaacTTAACTCTACGAGAAAACGCAGCTGGGTTATATCTGTTGTCTCGGTTTACACAAACTTCGGGTGGTTCAAGACATCACGTTCACCTCCTGAAAAGTAGATTCGGCAGGTATTAACAGTGAGTAGTTCAAAGCTGAAATATGCTACTACATCATATACAGTTAGTTTTTTCGTTTATACTCTCGAAAAGTCTGTCTGTCTAGTCGAGTCTAGTGTTAGGTCTAGTTGTAGGGTCTATCGAGTCTTCAAGTGTTTAGAGTAatttctattcatgtggggGATTGTTGGATCAAATACCATAAGCCCAATGGGCTGAGTAGTATTTTGATGTGTGAatagaaatttgtttttataagcCCTAAAGGctgagtaaaaataaaatttatgtgAATGGATATGGACATTTATTGGGCTCATTTACAAGCCAATGGGCTGGGTAAATTGAGTGTTgggtatttatatattaaaaaaataaaaaataaaagaaacttgGTGACCAAGTTAGCCAACTTGGTGGCCAAGTTAGCCAACTTGGTGACCAAGTTAAGCCAACTTGGTGACCAAGTTAAGCCAACTTGGTTTCGAAGTTAGCCAACTTGGTGACCAAGCTTTTATTCACTATAAATACCCATACCCACTTCACAAATTAAATCATCCCATTCCATCACATTATTTATCTCTCTTCACACAAATACCAAGCTATCTCtcactagaaaagaaaaaaaaaaactcttagaTCTTCTTTAATCTTTTAAAGTAAGTGTCTCGAGAGTATATCGTAGTAGTTAAGTTCGTAGATTCTGTTTCGGGTGTTGCGAAACAGTCTCATCACGGTTGTATCCTGGGATTCAAAAATCGCATAAAACCGTCACACATTACGGGCGATTtattgagttaaggaaagagatcatatctcgACTCCGTGAATTTCGTCTATTtccttatgtttttttaaacgTTTTTAATCTTTATATTATCGTTTTATATACTCTTGTTTCGTAATTTTTAATCAGGATTTTCGCGGTCCTACATTTTTTTTCACTAGGAAATGGAAAACAAGAAAACGCCGGCGACGCCAAAGGATGTTTTCGGTGGCGGAGGCAAGTCTGAGGAAGGCAAGAAACCTGAGGAAGGAGCGATGTTGAAGGCTTTGTTAGCTCAAGAGGAGATCGATTCCTTGGAGAATCCTCAACCACAACCTCTGAGAATCCTTGGAGAATCCTCACCCAATACTCATACCTATAGGTTATACTCCAAGGGTTTGGTGAGTGAAGAGATTGTCAAAGATGTTACGAAACTGGTAGGTGGTTCAGGCCTGTTTCTTTGTGACTCGAACGGTAACTCTTCAGCGACCAACAAAGTTCTGAGAGACCACCGAGTCCTGGCACAACCTGAAGCGGTGGAATTGGCTGCCATAATCCAAGGGCTGGATTGGGCGTTGAAACATGGTGTGAAAAGTATCCAATTCTTCTGTGAAGATGATTCGATCATCTTGGATTACGTAAGTCACTcgtctcttctttctttttgcttcttttatcttttttgcttgtgttaTTCACAAGTTGCGTATGTGTTGTGTCTGACAGGTAATAGGCAAAGCCGCACCACCGAACGAGTCCATTGTAGTGGCAAAACTTTTGAAGCAACTGGCTCTTCTTCAGACAAGCTTCACGTCTTGCCAGGCACTCCCTCTTCTGCGCTCAGACGACATCAATTCTTCTCTCATTAAGCTTGCAAGAGATGCCATTGCTTCCCAAACCACATGGCAGCGTGAAGACGGCGTAGTAGTGGAAGCATGTGTTATCTGTTACGAAGATGTGCCAGCGGATACGAAATTCACGGTGTCTGGATGCTTCCACCGAATTTGCTTCGAATGCATGAGGAACTATATCACGCATAGTCTACGGCACCGGAGTCGGCTCATCTGCCCAAATACGGGTTGCAAGTCCGAGCTCAAGCCTGCAGACTGCAACCGGATTGCTGATCCGGATCAGCTTGCATTGATGGTCGAACGCAAGGCTGAGGAGACCATTGATGTTTCAGACAGGGTCTACTGTCCGAACCCTCGATGTTCGATTCTAATGTCTGCTCGAGGGCTTCCCGTAGTTGATCCCGCTCTTACCGGAGCGCGGAAGTGTCTCGGATGTGGTTTACGCTTCTGTGTAAACTGCAAGATGGAGTGGCATACTAAGCTGAGCTGTGCTGAATTCAGGAAGACCAAAGCCTATACGAAGTCCGGTACAGCCGTTTTCGATGCTACAGCTCGGGAGCTTGGTCTGAAGAAGTGCAGGAGGTGTCTCTGCACCGTTGAGCGTGCCGAAGGTTGCAAGCACATGACGTGCACGTAAGTTCTCTAGCATATACTCCTCGATATTATATTGTGTAACAAACTTGACATTGATGCGATTATTTGCAGGTTTTGCAAGTACGACCGCGACCTCCCACTCGGCTACTGTCCCAAGCCTTCTTGTAACTTTTTGATGTCCGACCGCGACCTCCCACTCGGCTTCTCCATTGATCCTCGCCAAAAGTCAGTAGCACGCACATGCGTCGAGTGCGGCTTGTGTTTCTGCAAAAAATGCCATGTTCCATGGCATTACAAGAAGACGTGCGATGAGTTCAAGAAGTCCCCGTCTTACCTGACATCTGACGCTGCGCTTTTTGAGTCGTTAGTCAAGACACAGGGATGGATCAAGTGTCCCCAGTGTGCCACCGTTGTTCAAAAAAATGGCGGGTGCCAACGCATTAGCTGCAGGTATTTTGGACATTTGTTATTGATATTATTTGTCTTTGACTCTGATTAtctgtgtgtttttttttttttctcacagaCATTGCAACCACAAGTTCTGTTACGCATGTGGGGCTGCGTGTACAAGGCAGAAAATGTCATGCAACTGCAGCCCAGAAGACGGGCCTAGTAAGATGTCTTCGTCTTCTGGTGAATCCCACAAGACTAGGCTTCTAAGGGCTTGATATGCCATCTTCTCTTCAAATAAAAAGTCACCATTCCAAATAGTTTCCTATTAACGATTTGCTCTGAGCTTCTGTATTCAAGAACAAGTTTGTGATATGCATATTCGACACTTGCTTTCTCTCTTCAAATGTCTAATACGAAAACGACCATTGTTGAGTGTTATAGTTAAAACTGATACCAATGTTGTAAACAATGTATATGCATTGTAAAAAGACAAAGGTAGAATGAATCAGAACTTGTAGAGAGCCTGAAAATGTGAGAATTTGAATCAACTgtcttttggttttgtttggtaGAGTTGGGgggttgggggggggggggaggtttGGTTAGAACAGACAGAGAACTGCTTATCCAGTTCCTCATCTCTTAGTTTGAGTAAGCCTGATTCTCTTATCAGGTGATTTTACCTGTTTTGTGGCATTATGGTGGTGTCTTTTATCAACACGAGGCAATCAATGCTTGGTTCTCTGGATAACCGGCTAAATTGTGAGAGTAACCAGCCAGttcagattttttaaaaagCACAACAGATTCAAATCAAAGTCAATGATGCCTTTATTACATTAGAAGTTCATGATCAAAGTAGAGTTATCAACACAGGCGAATCAGTCAGACAGCACCACCATTGTTCAGAAGCTTCTTATGCAATCAAAAATCTGTGGAGTATGTGTTCAACAATAACAGGTCTCGGAAAACCAGCAATGAAAGAAGATAATTCTCCATTGAACACCACCATTCCTCTGACTGAAAAATAATAGATGCACTGTCAACACCGACAATGATGTCTTGCAATCGGCAGCGGAGTTTATCCATCACCATTGACCACAGTTTGCAAAGGCACCaaagagaacacaaaggagTGTTGAAATTCCAAGGCGGTTTACGAAATCTGAATCGATCTGCAGAAGTTCTCCACATCCCTGACATGACGAAGAAAACATCCTCTTTTGCAGCAGCTGATTTCATCCGGAAAAGATCAAAATAATGTTTCATGGCGATTGCAACAAGCAAACGAAGCTCCACATCGCCGACATGTCCTTGCAAAACAGTTCTTAGTTCGCATATCTGTTTGTTCTGTTCTTCAATCCATTGCCCATACTCCATCTCAAATGCAGCAAACCCTGTTTTAATCTTGACGTTCAAGTTTTGATTCTTGTCAAGAATACTACCCTGTTCTTGATACAGACCTGGATTCATGTTTTCCGAGAAACCTAGAGAAGTAGTAGTACTCGTATCTATGCCATTCCCAACGTAGAATCCCTGTTATCATCCAACTTTCTATCAGAATTGGCCATATATTATGAAAGTcgaaagaaatatatttttaatgactAAGAGGTTTTGGACCGTACATTGTTAGACTATATTAAACAAACTCATTTGGAGAGTAGAATCATCACAgcaagatttaaaataaaattttggtttattaactaACCTGTTGTCTAGCACGATCGAGTTCTTGCTCTAACTGTATTAGCTTCAATCTGCTTGTTTCTAGCTGCTGAACATAAGCCTACAaataaacatagaaaaaaatctCCCGTTGAATAAACAAATTGAAACGGGATCAAAACGTTATTTTCTAAGGAAGTAAATAGTGTTATAAGCTTTTCATACCTTCTTGCGCAAGCGACTTTTCTTGGCAGCTTCGCGGTTCTGCGCAAGCCGTCTCTTTATCTGTAACAATATTAAGATTCAGCATATACGCTGAAATAAAACTGATAAAAGCATTAGTAGTTACCTTATCAGGATGTCTGGACGTGGAAGTTTCTTGATCAAAGATGAGAGGAGTTCCATGGGAAGTATCCTCTGACTAGAGAAAAATAAGGTCGAGAAATGAAAGCTTTTAGATTTTAAGAAACAAGAACGTTTGTCATTAAGAGATAGAAGAACAATGAAGCAAAAAGGTACCAAGTTGTTGTCTAGTTTCTGATTATTCGTTATTATAATGTGGCTTGGGGGTGTTGATATTCCCATTGCCAATATTGCTCTTGAAAGTTTCTCCCCACATACCAAATTGATGGAGAGGCTCGTATATATTAACTCTTCTCGGTGGCACGAAATGTGTTGATGTTGAATTCATGCTTCTCTCAACTGCAAACTAAGAAGATGCAATGTTTTTAAAACAATGTGTGATAGCATATAAACCAACCCTAGTTTAGGTCTCAACCAAAAGTTAGATCACACAGAGTCAAATAAATAGTAAAAGTTGTGATGCTTCTCCATAAAAACTATTTCAATcctcaaaaaaagaaaacaggACAAGTAACATAACCACTTTATATTCCAGCGATATGTTTATACAAAGACAAAGAAATATCGTAGAGAGCATGAAGATTCTCTAAGAACTCGGAGAAGACCAAAAGATAACAAGAGTAACATATGTTGCAGGGACAGCTAAAGGAACATAAAGGTTATAAACTTTAAGTAACGTTCCCATCACTCAATTTTGCATCCTCCTACAATCCCTGACATCCACCTagctataaaaacaaaatactgaAACTTGCCTACccgaaaaaaaaacttatcctCAATAGTGTTTGGAAGGTGATTCGAGATAAAGATCATAAGCAGAATAAACGCTTCAGAAGTCAAGTTTCCACTTATTGAGAATGTCACTTTATTTCAGCATCAGTAAAGGTGGACCAACAACTTAACAACAAGATTAACAGTTAAATTTTCATCCACTGGTTTACAAAACTTTTGTACGAAAACATAGAAGAAAGGTGAAATAAAAGAACAAGAGATTGCATCAGAAAAGCAAACACAAATCATTaagccagcacacacataatCTACAAGTGTAGAAAGATTGAAACTTCTCAAATACAATACAGTTCTTGAGCAGATTCGAATCAGTACCAGCTTCAAATCCAAGCAAcccacaaaaaaaatattgaaacaaACCTAATCAAAACAACTAATGAGATAACAAAAATGGTGTTAGACTTTTAAGTGCTAACAAGATTAGAATGAAACAAATTAGTCAACGCCGTGAAGTCTCTGACTTTTcacttcttgttttttttccaTCTCCCTCGCTTACACTATGGAGAAAACAAAATCTATAGATCGGCTAAGAACAGAGATCTAAAGCCTTACCTTCTGATGGTTACTCGCATCAAGGAGGTGACTTGAAGAAGGCCAACGTTTGTCGCGAAAATCATGAAAGAAGGAAGATATTTAGCGACAAGATCGGACGCAACGCCCACAAGTTCGGAGTTCGAATCCAACCGTAAACAGAAGGGGTTTTAAAAGCTCTTGTTTGGTCTCAGGAACTCAGGTCTCATCATCTCGAAGAATTAAAAGAAGAGGAATCATGCGAGAACACGACAACTTTAAATGAGACTTTTGACGttgttatttaaatatttcCCAACGTCAgaatataaattaacaatatacaatatgtaataaattaacaatatacaatatgtaataaattaacaatatacaatatgtatttttatttaattttgtccAATAATGTAGCTATGTTAAGTCAATACCAACTATTACATGtttcaatattatttttcctcaacttttaattaataaaaagacTATACCATTTTATTGCgtatatttttgtttggattggtgtgagaagaagaaaataaaactgtTTTCCGCACTAAGCAAAACTTATCAGAGAAATGAAAAATTAGCGAATTAATATGTATAATTCGAATCTTAATATTCATCAAATAAAtgtgataaaattaaaaataattttcttattcGGTTTTGAATCTCCACCAACTGTATTTGGAATTCCAAGGCGGTTTAGGAAACCATGAATCTTATtcaaggtgatgattgttttgttagattctagattttggtttttagttttgggttttggtttttggttgttagtttttggtttttgattttgtaatagattttggttttttgaaaaatttgattggtggtttttgattttggtttttagtttctgttttttgcttttaaaagaaagaaaattttaaatattatgaatagtaaaatatatattattgaaaaataaaaattaaaatactatcATCAAAGCATgcataattttcttaaaaatattttaaaacaaaaaaataaatataaaataaaaattatcttgtATCCCATAAAGATGCAGAAATTTGATCTCGAATGCCTTCCATATAGCACACACGAGTGTTATTATGTTCTTCGTCTTCATCTGAATCAGAGTTTTCAGTTGGTACATTACCAGTTGGATAGTCCGAATCAAAATCAACATCTCCTAAATTTGATAGCCTGATAAAATTATGTAGAGCCATTGTAGCTGTAATGAAATGAAACCCCAGTCATACAGTCCAATCTGCGATAAAtatcatacaatttttttatagaataaaatttatttttttaatggaaACCATTCTGAATTTTGACTTGTTGCTTTTTGAAATTCGTTTCTAATTCTcgttttactcttttttttcaaaagaccGGTACGCCAATTTATTTTTCCatttcattttcatatatttcaagAAATATATGAACCTTGCTATCGTTCCATAGTATTTTTCTCTTTAATAGTAATATCATACATATGTTAGtcaattaaactatataatcagttaattaaaataatttatttagtaaataaataCCTCTTTGccatttgatgattttttttttggtaggaccTCTTTGCCATTTGATGATTGTCCTTGGTGTGCCATACCTATAAGAAAACACACCATTAATAGTTAAATTTATGTAACTTaatatcttattattattattattattattattaaaagtaGGCTtgtgttcttttattttttttttcgattctgaaacaatgagtttttttttaactgggCTA is part of the Brassica rapa cultivar Chiifu-401-42 chromosome A09, CAAS_Brap_v3.01, whole genome shotgun sequence genome and harbors:
- the LOC103836881 gene encoding transcription factor TGA1, with translation MGISTPPSHIIITNNQKLDNNLSEDTSHGTPLIFDQETSTSRHPDKIKRRLAQNREAAKKSRLRKKAYVQQLETSRLKLIQLEQELDRARQQGFYVGNGIDTSTTTSLGFSENMNPGLYQEQGSILDKNQNLNVKIKTGFAAFEMEYGQWIEEQNKQICELRTVLQGHVGDVELRLLVAIAMKHYFDLFRMKSAAAKEDVFFVMSGMWRTSADRFRFRKPPWNFNTPLCSLWCLCKLWSMVMDKLRCRLQDIIVGVDSASIIFQSEEWWCSMENYLLSLLVFRDLLLLNTYSTDF
- the LOC103836882 gene encoding uncharacterized protein LOC103836882; translation: MENKKTPATPKDVFGGGGKSEEGKKPEEGAMLKALLAQEEIDSLENPQPQPLRILGESSPNTHTYRLYSKGLVSEEIVKDVTKLVGGSGLFLCDSNGNSSATNKVLRDHRVLAQPEAVELAAIIQGLDWALKHGVKSIQFFCEDDSIILDYVIGKAAPPNESIVVAKLLKQLALLQTSFTSCQALPLLRSDDINSSLIKLARDAIASQTTWQREDGVVVEACVICYEDVPADTKFTVSGCFHRICFECMRNYITHSLRHRSRLICPNTGCKSELKPADCNRIADPDQLALMVERKAEETIDVSDRVYCPNPRCSILMSARGLPVVDPALTGARKCLGCGLRFCVNCKMEWHTKLSCAEFRKTKAYTKSGTAVFDATARELGLKKCRRCLCTVERAEGCKHMTCTFCKYDRDLPLGYCPKPSCNFLMSDRDLPLGFSIDPRQKSVARTCVECGLCFCKKCHVPWHYKKTCDEFKKSPSYLTSDAALFESLVKTQGWIKCPQCATVVQKNGGCQRISCRHCNHKFCYACGAACTRQKMSCNCSPEDGPSKMSSSSGESHKTRLLRA